The Halichondria panicea chromosome 6, odHalPani1.1, whole genome shotgun sequence genomic sequence CATCGACTTGGGTATTTCCGAAAAAACCTGTGGCCGTTTGGCAACTGCTTTACAAAGCCATTAAAGAAATAATCATCAATAACTAAAGCTAactataataccgtatagcaggtaattttcgtcaGGTAAAACATTTGTaatttcgtgggcaagctgacctcacCGAACCACGAAAACCTAGGTATTAATTTTACCGGCAATGATTTAATGCAATGGAGCAAATGCAGttttttactcacaaaaatcaCTGCTGTTCAAGTCgaatgaattttttaccccaagAAAATTACCCACTCTACAGATCTAGCATATCCCACATTGTGGGGCTTCTTGTTTCACAGGAGCTTCCGTGGTTACTGAGGAACTACAGGGGAAGTACTAAGTCTACCCCAATGTCAGGCAATCAGATGGCCATGCCATTATGTGGTTGAACTGGTGCTTTCTTTCAAACTTCCCTAAGTGCATAGCATGAGGAAATCATCATGACACAATATTTAAAGTGCTTCTTAACAAGCAAAAGTAGTGAAAAACAGCTAGTATACTGAAACAGACAGGAGTGTAGCATCCATTGAACAGTGAGTTTAAGATCACAATTATCATtgtagttactataattatggcatgcattgtatatacaataggTATACATAACCATTCTTGGAGCAGCATAATTGTAACATACGTACCAATTAACAGCCATCCCATACATGCACCTCAGATATGCTGTCTATAAGTATTCTCAGCTGGTTAGTGCTGCTACTGATCCTAGCTACTGTTACTaggagtgagcactatcacattgtgccagtggattcaactAACTTTTGTCATGACTATcgaaatggaacttgtttcactctcgagcagcttgttcaaacagacgtgttatctggtggagacaatctcaccttaagctttctacctggagatcatgttTTAACTGATCGTTTATTGATTCATAACTTCTCACATGTGCAAATCACTGGCCAGAACACAAGTACAACAACTGTAGTTGAATTTCATAGCAATGGTGAGATACTTTTTGTTGAATTAAATATTGAAAACGTTGGTTTTGTTAGAGCGAATTTAGGACCTCAAAACAATGATCAAACTTTTATCATTGATGGTGCCAATGATGTGCACATCAAAGACCGCTACTTTTCAGACTTGGAAAACCAGCTCGTTAAAATTGCTAATACTCAAACTGCAACAATTGAGAGCACTCTCTTTATGAACAACACTGGTCAAGCACTGCACATTGAGGCTGATGATGACATGTGAACATAACAAATAGCAAGTTCACTAGGAATGATGGAGGTGCAGTTTACATTGAATCAAACAATACGCTGATCACCAACACAGAGTTCAACTACAACAGTGCTGTGAGCGGAGGAGCATTACAAGTGGTATCTGGTACTGCAGTGATCACTTGGTGTAACttcacaaacaacagtgctgactatggtggagcgattgatgTAGTctcaggcagtgtgtccatctccaacagtgagctgtcaaataacagtgctgactatggtggagcgatcGATGTTGACTCAGGTAGTTTGTCcgtctccaacagtgagctgacaaataacagtgctgactatgatggtggagcgattagtgttTATTCAGGCAGTATGTCCATCtacaacagtgagctgacaaacaacagtgctgcctactatggtggagcgattgttGTTGTCTCATgtaatgtgtccatctccaacagtgagctgacaaacaacagtgctgactatggtggagcgattgatgTTGTctcaggcagtgtgtccatctccaaaagtgagctgacaaacaacagtgctgactatggtggagcgattggtgTTGTCTCAGGCAGTGTGTCTATCTCCAACTGTGAGCTGAAAAACAACGGAGCTGactatggtggagcaattCTTGTTGACTCAGATAATGTGACAGTGTCCATCTTCAACAGTGAGCTGAAAAACAACAGAGCTggctatggtggagcgatttataCCGGCTCAGATGATGTGttcatctccaacagtgagctgacaaacaacagtgctgacattggtggagcgatttatgttGACTCAGgtaatgtgtccatctccaacagtgagctgagaaacaacagagctgactctggtggagcaatttatgCCGGCTCAAGTAATGTGTCcgtctccaacagtgagctgacaaacaacagagctagaGATATAGAGGAGTGATATATGTTGATTCAGGCGAAACACCCATCTTTAACAGTACCCTAGCCAACAACAGTGTTGACCTTGGCATGATTTATGTTTCTAGGTCTTTCTTGATATTTAAAGACACTAACATTGCTAATAACATGGCCAGTTCTATGGAGGATGGAGGCATTATTTATGCTTTTGGCAGTCGAGTCGACTTTAATGGACCTACAACATTCAGTAATAATCGGGGTATGCTTGGAGGAGCCATCAGCACTGAACAGAGTCGAATATACATTAACACGGAAGGAGTGATCATCACCAACAACACGGCTACCTTTGGAGGAGGGATATTTCTGAGAGAAAGTACACTCTTTGTATATAAGCCAATAAATATCTATCAAAACACAGCACACCAGGATGGTGGAGGGATTTATGCTTTTTCAAGTACAATTGAATTTCACACTCAAGTAAACAAAGTGAGATTACTGAAAACATTGCCGAGAATGGTGGAGGTATTTATGCAGTAGCAACAACCCTTAACCTTACTCAATCGTACGTTAACATTGACTCAAACACAGCTAATGCTAGTAGAGGTGGAATGTATCTACAGCAATTTTCGAAACTGTACCTATTTAAAAAGGACTCTGAGGAAAATTTAACACATGTCACGTTGATGATTAACAACAACGTGGCTCAGTACGGAGgggggatatttgtggcagatgACACACAGAGGAGCCCGTGTGAAGGAAGGGCCACAGAAGATGATGCTACTCAAACTATTTTTGCTGAATGCTTTTTTCATTGTATAATCATGGCTCCGTAAACTATTTCACCACATTCATgactaacaacacagctacccagtcaggagcagacATCTACGGAGGTCTGTTGGACAGGTGTATAGCAAGTAAAAATGCTGAATATAAATCTTCAAAAGGGTTGGACTACATCAGTAACACTATAAAATCCTCCACCGAATTGTCAATATCCTCTAGACCTGCATGTTCAAGTATTTCTTTGCAAAAatgactataaaattatttccaCAAGAAAGGGATACACATTTAAaatcagtgttatggctgttgactAAGTTGGAAATCCAATAAATGCAACAATTCGCAGTTCTGTTATCACTGAGAGTAGAGTTGGtcgtctcaaagaaggacaggcAGAACAAGaagttggcaatcagtgcacagaattagagtacaatgtattctcacaagacagctctgctcaagtggaactctatgctgaaggtccatgcattaatttgggaatttcaagaCAACTTATCAATATTTCTTTTCAAATCTGCTCATGTCCTATTGGGCTCAAATCTGTCGAGTCCGATATTGAGTGCAAGTGTGTTTGTGATCTAGACTTGCAACAAAGATATCGGATAACAAACTGTTTTGAGGAAAATGGAACCGTAACGCTGGAAAGAAATAACAACACGTGGATAGAAGTCATAAATACTACGAACGAAACAGGTTACGTTGTTAGCAGTACACTTGACTATTGTGTGCAAAAACCAGTCAACATCAGTCTAAGCAACCCTGACGAACagtgtgcctacaatcgaagtggtgtcttgtgtggagaatgtgaaccaggactCAGTCTTGTATTAGCTACGTCAAACTGTAGAGAATGTTCTAATCTTTACCTTCTTGTAGTAATACCATTTGCGCTGGCAGGCATATTGCTAGTTGCTTTAATTCTCgtgctcaacatcactatagcaactggaaCTATTCATGGCCTCATATTTTACGCCAACATAGTAGTTTCTAATAAAGCAATTTTCTTTTctagtttaaacaactttttatcagtttttgtatcatgggtgaatcttgaccTGGGAATCGAGACATGCTTTTACgatggaatgaactctcaagcaAAAGTGCTCCTTCAAGTTGTCTTTCCCGCTTACCTGTTTCTTTTAATGTTTCTTATTATCATTTTGAGCAAGTactttggctcatttgcaaagctcctctccaaaaggaacccagttgctgccctaggcacTCTCGTTTTATTCTCTTATTCAAAATTTTTACAGTTTATCATTGATACACTACAAAACGGGGTCTTGGAATATCCTGACGGATCCACCAAGACTGTATGGTTGTTTAACGGCAATGTGCTATACTTCACTCCCAAACACACCCCTCAGTTTGTTGCTGCAGCCATAATCCTCATTGCTGGtggattgttcactgtactgctCTTTTTTGGACAATGTTCCAAAGTTATGAAATGGACCAAAAACACAAAGTACATTGGTTTCATGGACGCATatcatgctccattcactcccaagcatcgctactgggtgggactgctcctcttTGCTCTTATTGCTCACAATATACTAGCTTCCATGGCTCCAGACAATTTTCTTCCCGTGCTATCATCTGGGGCTGTATCAGTTGGACTGATTGGATGGAAACTACTGAATAATCGTTTGTATAAAAGTAAGTTCTGTGATTCCCTCGAAAATCTCTATCTACTCAACGTTGCTATTCTAGCATTTGGCACCTCCTATGTCAAAGATACAAATAAAGATCAGTCAGCACTAGCCAATATTTCAATGGCTATATCATTCATCTTATTTGTGACAACCCTCAGCTACCATTTTTACCAATTCGTACTCAAGAAGAGTAATACATGGCTGAAGATAGAGGACACCATAAGGAACTTAGGAGCAGGTGCTGCAGACATGAGACTCCGACGAGCTAAAAATGCCCGGGAAATGTATCAGCTGGTAGCCGATGAAAACAATGATAATGAATTACTCAAAGTAATAGACGACTATGAACAAAGTGACCCTTGGACCCACCTTACACTGATGGAGCAatggaagaagctgaccctgTTCattacatcactcctcccatcatcatACCAGCCACGAGGCCTGACCAGCTGAGACTATCCTACAGAGACGAGCTAGCCTCCCTCACCATAGAGGACTACAGaagaccagcccctccccctccaatTTGTCGTCTTGCTGTTACGCACACAGAAATTGGCACCATACACAATAAAGCGTGAACTGTCTTATTTATCTGAGCAGAGATTATAATCTCTGATTTGTAGTCTATACTTTTATACAACGTTTGAGTAGTTCAGTGTCGTTGGAATAATTCTTTATGTTTCTAGTTTAAAAATAGACTTTTGTAGAGATAATGGttgtgctatataattatgattcaaTAATATTTGATTCCACAAAACTGTTGGATAATTATGTATCGCTGCCATAGATTACATTCATGACTCGAGAAATAAgcttgcaaatccacgaattaagagaatgtggctagaatcctataatattattatagaagcGATTATTTTGAATGCTGAGATGTGATAGATTCTATTAAATTAAGATTAGTCCATTGATTCGAGGCAGGAACCGCAGGACTGCTCTTATATATAGCCGCAGATACTTTTGGAAATgtagccacctcgctattgcggccaaactgcactgtcccaagagTGACCGGACTAaagagagtctactgtatgcATGCCGTGTTTTGTACAATCCACCACGATCATAAAATTAATCCATAAGTATAcaacattattatacatataattatgctaggtTAAATCTGATGTAGACTCTAGCCAAAGCTATGCGAAAACAACAAATATGAACGTTAATGTGTGTTtcaatgtcatgcatgtccgtCATCGATAATGTTAATCATCCAAGTCCATGTTCTCAATTGCCTTGACTAGGTGTGGTACTAGTGTGTGGTAAGGGATGCCTACACCTTGCTCACTAGTCACACCCATTCCAGTCAAGAGCTCATCCACTTCTGCAGATGTCATCTGAAAAAAATCACACATTGTCA encodes the following:
- the LOC135337239 gene encoding metabotropic glutamate receptor-like protein R, which translates into the protein MLSISILSWLVLLLILATVTRSEHYHIVPVDSTNFCHDYRNGTCFTLEQLVQTDVLSGGDNLTLSFLPGDHVLTDRLLIHNFSHVQITGQNTSTTTVVEFHSNGEILFVELNIENVGFVRANLGPQNNDQTFIIDGANDVHIKDRYFSDLENQLVKIANTQTATIESTLFMNNTEFNYNSAVSGGALQVVSGTAVITWCNFTNNSADYGGAIDVVSGSVSISNSELSNNSADYGGAIDVDSGSLSVSNSELTNNSADYDGGAISVYSGSMSIYNSELTNNSAAYYGGAIVVVSCNVSISNSELTNNSADYGGAIDVVSGSVSISKSELTNNSADYGGAIGVVSGSVSISNCELKNNGADYGGAILVDSDNVTVSIFNSELKNNRAGYGGAIYTGSDDVFISNSELTNNSADIGGAIYVDSGNVSISNSELRNNRADSGGAIYAGSSNVSVSNSELTNNRARDIEE